GAATCGGATGAGGGCATAAACTAGATCTTTTTCCAAAAAACAAAATGAGTCAATTCAGAATGAAATTTCTTTGGGGAAAAAATGAAATGCGAATGATAAATTACTATGTCTTACGGTCGATCAGAGAAAGAGCATAAAAATTGAAAAGAGGATTCGAAAAGAAATAAAAAAAACGAAACGCTCCCCAACAAATCGAGGAGCGACCGAATTCAAACGGAAAGTGCGGTTAATTCTTCGAGAGCTTTTTTCTCTTCTTCCGGTTTTGGCGGAGTTCCATGCCAGCCAGGATTGTTTTCCATAAAAGAAACACCTTTACCGAGCACCGTGTTGAACAAAATGATCGTGGGAGAACCTTTGTGAAGTTTTGCTTTTTCAAATGCTTGTATGATCTGCTCGATATTATGGCCGTCGGCTTCTAAGACGTTCCAACCGAAGGAAAGAAATTTCTCATTGAGAGGTTCGAGATTCATTACATCTTTCGTAAATCCGTCGATCTGAATTCCATTCTTATCCATAAAAGCGATCAGGTTGTCCAATTTATAGTGCGCGCCGGACTGAGCCGCTTCCCAAGTCATTCCTTCTCCACACTCTCCATCGGAAATACAAGTGTAGATTTTATGATTTTGTTTTTTCAATCTTGCCCCGAGTGCAAGACCTACGGAAACGGAAAGGCCTTGTCCCAGAGAACCGGAAGAACTTTCAATACCTTTCATGTAGCGCGTCGAAGGGTGACCCTGCAAGTTACTATTCAATTTCCGGAAAGTAAGAAGTTCTTCTACCGGGAAGTAGCCGGAATGAGCCATAGCGGCGTAACGGATCGCGCAGACGTGACCGTTGGAAAGAATCAACCTGTCTCTTTCTTCCCAATCCGGATTGGAGGGTTTGTGATTTAGAATTTTCTTATATAAAACTGCGTAAATATCTGCGAGACCGAGAGGTCCGCCCGGGTGTCCGGAATTTGCGGCGGTGACCATACGGATCACGCTCTTTCTGAGTTCGTTGGCGAAATTCTTAAGTTCGTTGATTTCGTTCATATTCTTCCTATGTGATTGCGATAAAGATTTCCAACCTCGGTGAGAGGTGCCGAAAGAAGGTCAGTTCGTAGAACGAAACAGAACCAGGCCGGAAAGGAAAATCACGGTGTATAGAGGAAGGAAAATATAGTGTAGTTTTCTGTGAAATTCTTTTTTTTGAGCGATTCCTGACCCTGCCATCAGAAGCATCAAAATCAAAGTCAGCGCGGCAAAAGCTCTGTGGGTGTCGATGATCCAGCGATCGACAGTAGGAACGATTCCCGCATTTTCCAAACCGCCTCCGAGGTATTTTGTGTACAAAAGACCGACGGCCGTGATCAGATTGATAGCAGTTCCTATCAAATTAAAAATTCGATGCAGGAGATTCTTTCTAAAACGAAAATAATAACCCGCGTAAAAGCTAAGGAGGGAGATCGCCATTCCGACATTGATTAGGGTTAAAATCATTTCATTCCATTTTCGGTAGAGTTCCGACCATTCGAAACTCTTTTTCCGACCCTTCTCCGAAGAAAGAGGGAAATTCTTCCAATCTCAGCATCCGTTCCTTGATTTCCAACTGCACGTTCGTCGAGAAGATCCGCCTTGGATTTTTTATTTGACCAAGGAAAAGAGCGCGAAATACTGGTTTTCATAGTAAAATTGCTGCCTTAGCTCAATTGGTAGAGCATCTGATTTGTAATCAGACGGTTGTGGGTTCGATTCCTATAGGCAGCTAATTTCTCTTCGGGTAGGTACTCAAGTGGCCAACGAGGGCAGACTGTAAATCTGCTGACTATGTCTTCGAAGGTTCGAATCCTTCCCTGCCCAATGTTATCTCTCAACTATTCAATAAGAACTTAATAGACAAAAACGAATCCGGAAGGATTCGAAGCTTGCGAGCGAGAGTGTTTCAAACGACCTTAGGGAGTGATGAAACTCGAAGCGAATCCATGGACGGATGAGCCGCGAGCAAGACACCTCGGAGCTTCGCTGACCAGGATGGGCAACTGCGTTAGAGGCGAATCCTTCCCTGCAACGCGATCCATTGAGAGCGTTGCGCTGAGTTCTCCCAATGTTATCTCTCAACTATTCAATAAGAACTTAATAGACAAAAACGAA
The window above is part of the Leptospira stimsonii genome. Proteins encoded here:
- a CDS encoding transketolase; this encodes MNEINELKNFANELRKSVIRMVTAANSGHPGGPLGLADIYAVLYKKILNHKPSNPDWEERDRLILSNGHVCAIRYAAMAHSGYFPVEELLTFRKLNSNLQGHPSTRYMKGIESSSGSLGQGLSVSVGLALGARLKKQNHKIYTCISDGECGEGMTWEAAQSGAHYKLDNLIAFMDKNGIQIDGFTKDVMNLEPLNEKFLSFGWNVLEADGHNIEQIIQAFEKAKLHKGSPTIILFNTVLGKGVSFMENNPGWHGTPPKPEEEKKALEELTALSV